In the genome of Acidovorax sp. 69, the window TATCGCTGTCGAAGTTCATGTCCCAGACCTGCTCGGCAATCTCCGTGCGAGAAAGCACTTCTCCCTTTCTTCTCAGGAAAAGGGTCAGCAGCAGGAACTCCTTGGCAGTCAACTCCAAGCGCTGACCGCCTCGGGACGCCTTGCGCCGCACCAGGTCGACCTCCAGGTCGGCCAAACGCAATTGCGTGGGCTCTGCCGCGTCCCGCGCACCTTGGGTGCGCCTGAGCAGAACCTGGATACGGGCGCTCAACTCGGAAAACGCAAAGGGCTTGACCAGATAGTCATCGGCACCCGTCTGAAGTCCGAGCACCCGATCCTCGACACTGACCCTGGCTGTGAGCATCAAGACGGGGGTCTGCCTGGTCTTGCGAAAGGCCGTCAGCAAGCTGAAGCCGTCGATCCCTGGGAGCATCGCGTCCAGCACCAGCAGATCGTGGCCGCCTTCGAGGGCCATGTGCAGGCCGTCCACGCCGTTGTGGGCGACGTCCACCACATAGCCGACCTCTCCGAGGCCCTTGCGCAGGTACTCGGCCAGCTTGACCTCGTCTTCAATGAGCAGAATTTTCATGCTGCCATTCTCGAAGAATGCCGCCTATTCGTAGATTACGAATTTGTCATCTGGCTGTTGGCGCCTTGTCGTGCGCCGATTTCTACAGTACCCCTGTGTCGAAAGGCATAGCTGCGGCAGGTCGCCGACGGCTCATTCGAATCAAGAGACAACACCATGACCGTTCGCAACCCTCTCACGCATACTCTGATTGCCTTCGCTATCGCGGCCCCAGGCTTGGCATCTGCTTCGTCGCTTTACCACGCCGCCGGCGGCGAAGTGGGCATGACTACCCATCCCGACCACATGCAGAGCTCAATGTCCCGTGGCGAAGTGCTTCAATCTGTTGAAGTCGCGCGCGAGGATGGCACGCTTGCGATCCTCTCTCGCGGAGGTGTGTTACCCGTCAAAGCGACGGTCGCTACAAAGACGCGCGAGCAGGTTAAACAGGAATTTCTCAACATGTCGGCAGCTGAAAAAAAAGTCCTATTGGACCTGAATGGCGGCGCTCGCTGATTGTGAGAGCCAGCGCTCTTCAGTGGTCATGTATGCCTCACGCGCGCGCTTTCGGCGCATGCTAGACTCAAAATATGCGCCGATTAATCGCCGTTTTTTTGCTTGCGTTGCTCCCGTTCCAGTTCAGCTGGTCCGCGGTGGCCGCTTATTGCATGCACGAGAACTCGACCGCCCAGGCGCAGCACGTGGGGCACCACGAACACAAGCACGAAGCCAAAAGCGGGGTCGGGCAAGCCGACAAGACCGGGCAAGGCGCAGACCAGTTCGATGTCGACTGCTCGGTTTGCCATGGTGCCGGCATCGGGGCCCTCAACTGGTCCTGTGCCAAACAAGGCATCTCCCATGACAGCCGTGTGGACTCACCGTCGGGTGAGCGCCTGGCGGCTGTAACGCCCACACCTCCCGACCGCCCACAGTGGCATGTCCTCGCCTGATCGGCGGGGGCATCTCTCCTTCTTTCAGTCAGTCGTGACCGCCCCTTGGCGGCTGCAGTTGCGCGTGTCGCGGCTGCATTGACTGACGAGTTGCCAGGCAGCTGCACGGTTGCCACCCCGCCGATTCCCTCGTGTTTTG includes:
- a CDS encoding heavy metal response regulator transcription factor translates to MKILLIEDEVKLAEYLRKGLGEVGYVVDVAHNGVDGLHMALEGGHDLLVLDAMLPGIDGFSLLTAFRKTRQTPVLMLTARVSVEDRVLGLQTGADDYLVKPFAFSELSARIQVLLRRTQGARDAAEPTQLRLADLEVDLVRRKASRGGQRLELTAKEFLLLTLFLRRKGEVLSRTEIAEQVWDMNFDSDTNVVEVAIRRLRTKIDVPFDTALLHTIRGMGYVMEERNA
- a CDS encoding DUF4148 domain-containing protein; this encodes MTVRNPLTHTLIAFAIAAPGLASASSLYHAAGGEVGMTTHPDHMQSSMSRGEVLQSVEVAREDGTLAILSRGGVLPVKATVATKTREQVKQEFLNMSAAEKKVLLDLNGGAR
- the czcI gene encoding cation efflux protein, CzcI family; this encodes MRRLIAVFLLALLPFQFSWSAVAAYCMHENSTAQAQHVGHHEHKHEAKSGVGQADKTGQGADQFDVDCSVCHGAGIGALNWSCAKQGISHDSRVDSPSGERLAAVTPTPPDRPQWHVLA